GAtcagtaaaattatatttgaaggttagatTTGAAACAAAAGCATAACCCCAAAAGAGACCAAAGCTAACTTgttaacaagtagcaaattgagaaggcagttcgaCTAATGAtcgatcataaaaattatataatattaactttttcatttttatacttttattccTATGCCGAATAGgcctgaatatttatttaatgaactatcataaaaatatacttgttagAAACATGAAGACAGATTAGCTTAGCCAGTATATGATGattgagggtcgatattctaacatataaaAACCATAaacaaaaaaagaaatatttatttattattatgttctcTATTATTACagcatatatattattatattatgtctactCTATGTTATAAaagcatgtctatgttctataatCATTAGCTATCTTTCGAAGTTATTCACAAATgcatatcatcatagacgaattttattatttatttgtgtattcTTATAATTAATATGGAAGTAAACGATAATTCGGAACAACCCAAAATCAAGAATTTCGCCctatttaaaagctttaaagttggacacattGACACCACCCTTTCAGCatattggttacgtcacagaatctgaccaatcctgaattaatatgtaaatttggtgagataaaatttgaagaagaaactcaagtgaaaattagaagaggaagactcgaggccattttgcaagaatcatcggtaggatgcagacctagtccatGTACTTAATTGTtaaaaagctttaatttctgttcagtgtgattcaatctttgtctttctgttttaaaaagttgttccaaagttcctacAATAATTGTGatgttaaaattttcaatttcatttaaataaaccctGAAATTTTATTAGTGAGGTCTGTTCGACGTTTTTCGCCACGCGGAAGGATCCAGCCGGgacgatatattctacggccaAATATACTTCGAAAACAagaaacggaaacaaaagtctacgtaagttattcgaatatataaaaggggatccccataaatctaCGAAAATTACACAGCGTACAAATTCCTCAATTTCAGACCAGACCCCCCTCCCCGCGAATAAGGCACCTGAAAAGGTCATCAATTGCTTGTACACTGCTGTCTTCCTTGGGACCCTCTTCTCTCAAGAATTGTTTTTGAGCCCGGTCTCAAGAATTTTGATGAAGCAGTCTGCGTCTCCGCCCACTTCTGACCAGTGAGCACCCCTGCGTTCTAAGAGgagatacaataataatttaatatgtgATTGGAATCTAAGAGGAGACATAATATTTATCCAATAATATGTGATTGGGTTGAGAGTGTAGTAGCTCCACTCTGACTGTATTctcaataaatcataatgtacgttctgtgtacagtaaattgttccagttccaatcgtaaattgttccatcacgtgactagtgcaaaatgttcccatggaacgccattccaaaatcgttggttcaagcttttggcgcgcacatataaaattgatttacaCTAAACTGTGTCGTTTACTAGATGCGttaatgaagaaaggctgtttcacaaacctaccgtctagaaaagtgtaaatttctcttattccattactctcaaattttctatcgagaaaaattcatttgatgaatgaaattgaaattgaaattgaaatttattcacaataaatcaatttaattcataaataatcaatgaatggttatcaaacatcctattgttggttatgtattctatgctatgctatggtgaacaaactatcagcgcatgcgcagagaagtaagcagactacaataatcgaccaatgagagctcagatagttggaactgtaccaggtcggacaatttaccacacttcgaTTGTGGGGCAGGATTTTGGAGCTGGAACAGGTttctggaacagaatctgtcaaaattcctctCATGGAAAGCGGAACTTAttacttggtaaattgtgaatcggacaatttaccacattccatgtacacagaacgggcccataGTATTTCAATTCTCTAAAACAAGCATAACCCACGATGAGATTCATTATAAATTCTTCTTGAATCATTCTATATCGTTCAAGGGAGTTGATGTATTGAGAGGAATCTGGCCCTCTCTTGCATCCTCATTGAggacaatttaaaaaatctcaCATCCgctatttaaaagttttttaatatttcgtAAGATTAGTTcgttttctttattttataatcatcgttgtacagtgttttagttttacttagaattgtattggaggattgagtgtaagagaggccggctgcgccctaacttcaccCTCCAAGGTTTCTagtaaaggcagctaatcaatcaatcaatcaatccctaaTCTATCTAATTACGCATCTCctcgaattattcaatttttgttctaATGGGAAGACACTTATTCACGAGaagttataaattataattaatttgttgtctaatattgatgaatatttccACAGGACTCGATTCTAACAAACCGGAGAAATGTGAACCATAAGATTAGGGGATTCAATATAAATCCTTGAAATTGTCATTCAAATATCTCGTAGAGATGATGAATGCACGAAtcctctcaatcttttcctAACGATACAGAATCATTTGagatgaattttatattttgagacaTCTTTGATGCCCATTCGAATgtgatgttattttcaataatttgtttgCTAATTTTAGATAGGGGTAAGTTTCTCAAAGAATTCCCTCAAGATTCGTGCTTTTCTATCACatctatcaatattataaactgCATCGCTATCATGTAAAATATCACcctattattatgttatttggTATGTAAGCAAAGCTCATTGAACACACAACAGGTTATAGTAGTGTATGTACTCTGCGAAATTAGCTCACTCtacttttatttaaaaattgcaAATCACCTACTGTACTTCCCAATGATGAAATAAAGTTTGCTTCGCTCCCATTCACATAGTATAATATTATCCGTTCAAGACCATTCATCTATGAAACTCAAACAATATTATGATAtgtttaattttcaatgttttaaacCCTTGAAGGATTCAAGACTCATGTTTAGCAATCCTCATCACTATATCTTGCCTCTACTAGAGGAGACTTCTCTCACAAGTGATGTCTACGTGTAAATTACATGAACGTTCATCAAATCCTTGAGTAACGGAAATGGTTACATACCAATTATCCCCGATTATCTGTCATCTGACATACCTTAACTAACCCACTCCCAACCCCCCCAATGTGACTAACCCACCCTCCCCAGTACAGTCGTAGAATGCAATTGAGCGAGTGAAGCCCACCTCACAGctggagcgcgaagcgcggaggctgctacctAACTCTGTACAGCAATAGAAGGTGATTGAgcgggcgaagcccgcctcccagctGGAGCGCAAAGCGCGGAGTGAATATCAGAGTCGGCATGTTGAATGAAATATTGTTGTTGATTATaccagtatatattataatttatgataTCATTTACAACAAATCTTATCAAACtgaattaatattcaataaatactcAATAAAACGAGAACAATTTAACACATTACTCGTGTATGATGTAATTTGATTTATACATTCAACATTGTTGTTACATGAATACATGGTTATTTTGATTTAGTGGATTTCTACATCGTGACATTACATGAATAACAAACATAGAATTTCTCGAAAAATTGGAGGCTGGAAATGAGCCAAGAGACTCACTGGTACGCTTCACGGTATGTATCGCGGTTGGTAAGACGATATGTATCCCGGTATGTTCCATGGTGAGTGATGTCATGGTCACGAGGGACCACACTCCACGTGTCTTGGTCGACCGGAATCGGGTCGGCTGCGTCTCTCGTGAGTGCATTGAGAGCTCTCACTGTCACAGAATTGACAGGTACGACGAAGCTCAATCTTCTTGAAGGCAGCAAATTTGGAAACTCTTTTTGCATATTTATAACCTCGGTAGCACATTCTTGAATGTGTTTCCAtccaaaaactgaaaaattttaGCTTCATCATTTTCGAAAGTAATCTACAATTTTCGATCGTGTCTCAAAGTTTATGTGATGGAATTGTGTTATATGAATGATAGTTTAgttaatttttattgaagttttaGAATTTGACAATTTAGAAGAGACGCTACTTTTAGAATAGGAGACACTACTTTTCCTTTTATAGGACAATCTTCTTGAAGGCAGCAAGTTCGGAAACTGTTTCTGCATATTTATAACCTCGTTAGCACATTCTTGAATGTGTGTCCATCTCCACACTGAAAAATTTTAGCTTCATTAATTATATGGGATGAgccctcaattttcaattgggCCTAAGAAACTTAAGTAGTGATGAAACAGGGTTTCATTCATAAGAATAAAGTTCTATCTTAAGAGGAAACTTCTATAGCAAGTTATGGAAACGGTATTTTCTATAGAGCAGATCAATCACCTGTTACGAAAACTCAATAActcaaaattgtcaaaaaaaagtataaataatcTTCAATGCACAAGAGAATAACCAGATTATAAACCTACAAAATCACATAAAAACAACTCACGAACATGTTCCTTTGTAGCAAACTCATATGTTATACAGAGTCTCATCACATATTGTCCTTTGTCTCTAGTTGGGGTCACATGAATTTTACCAAGAGCGTTGATGAAGGCAACAAGATGCTCTGTCAAAATGTCATCGCCGACAAGTCGCGTGCAGACCAATCCAAGCTGGAAAATCATTACTTGAGTGGAAATATTTCTAGCGTTCTAATAACACTATTGCACCATAAAAGTTATAAATCCTGCGTGTGACTTTCCAGAACATATAAATTTATAACTCACCTTGAAAAAattcagattttattttttttatttatatatttctcaCAGATATTAGATTCTCTCTTGGCGAAAACTTTAAAATTGATTGGAATGAAGAAAGATAACCAGTTGTTTGGTACtatttatatgaaaattttgGAAATGAGCTGTTCGGTGCGGTGCCTTTCGACCCTTTCGCAATCATTCTATGATTATTGTACTATAATTCACTATGTATTGATAACCTTACATGGATGATTCAACTTTTGGAAAAATAGTGGTTGTGACAATTCAAGTCGCTACAAAAACGTACAAAGCGGCTATCAACCTGAAACATGATTATAGAGTTTTACTCACATGAACTTCACTTGTGACCGTGAACCGCTTGTCGGTTAATATAAGATCCTCAAAGTACTTGGCCAGTCTCACATGATTTCTTACGTATTCTTGAATCATCTTGACGCCTATCACTCTGAATAGGAAGTAGAGCTTTAGAGAACGGAATCGCCTGCTAAGCTGAACTTGCCAGTGACGGTAGTCGATGATTCCCGGGATTTCGTTGGATAAGTAGACAGGAGTGATTACTATACCGTGTGTATACATGTATCTGTCTCTCACCCAATGGCCAGAGCAGTCATAACACACTAGCATCCACTTGTTGGCATTCACATTGACAGAGTCTGCGTAGTCCAGTCCTCCACATAAGTGTTGGAATTCTTCACACACAAAGGCAGCTATTGAAAAGAAATACATTCATAAAACAACAAATCGAGGATATCAAACAAGCAACAAACCTGGGTCTCAAATGATTCACTCCAGTACTATGAGAACATGAGTTGATATAATCTGTTCTATTGTTTGAGAAGTTATGTGTGTGAATCGTATTCAAGttgaatataaatgaatcttGATTTGAATGAGCCTTAAAACATGTAAAAATCAAAGTATGTTCacttttgatttttcaattctttgatGTCTCTAATGCACTACAGCCCGAATTTGATCAAAAATGTGTAACTAATATATGGATAATGGATTCATAACAACACAGGAAAATGTTCAAAGTTAAACGGAGAGACAGGATGTAAAAGACATTTCAAAATTCCGATTCAGATGATAATAGGTGATCGCATTCTCATTTAGGTATCATCTAGAACTTCTAAACTTCAATGGAGAGCTCCACATTTCAGAGACATTTACATCATTTTGTGGAGTCGACTATGATGCTGAGTGGGGAGTCTTACATTGGTTCTCATATTGTGG
The sequence above is drawn from the Nilaparvata lugens isolate BPH chromosome 2, ASM1435652v1, whole genome shotgun sequence genome and encodes:
- the LOC111052314 gene encoding tyrosine decarboxylase isoform X1 — its product is MTIVSARQRALEFLKRKYPGKDEFDLVTKLVGYTSREAHSCMQKGANLASCRIRVLTPNKMNKMTGEILERAIKEDLHNGLVPFFVGATVGTTGTTAYDNIWEIGAVCKRNPLIWFHVDAAYAGAAFVCEEFQHLCGGLDYADSVNVNANKWMLVCYDCSGHWVRDRYMYTHGIVITPVYLSNEIPGIIDYRHWQVQLSRRFRSLKLYFLFRVIGVKMIQEYVRNHVRLAKYFEDLILTDKRFTVTSEVHLGLVCTRLVGDDILTEHLVAFINALGKIHVTPTRDKGQYVMRLCITYEFATKEHVLFGWKHIQECATEVINMQKEFPNLLPSRRLSFVVPVNSVTVRALNALTRDAADPIPVDQDTWSVVPRDHDITHHGTYRDTYRLTNRDTYREAYQ
- the LOC111052314 gene encoding tyrosine decarboxylase isoform X3, giving the protein MTIVSARQRALEFLKRKYPGKDEFDLVTKLVGYTSREAHSCMQKGANLASCRIRVLTPNKMNKMTGEILERAIKEDLHNGLVPFFVGATVGTTGTTAYDNIWEIGAVCKRNPLIWFHVDAAYAGAAFVCEEFQHLCGGLDYADSVNVNANKWMLVCYDCSGHWVRDRYMYTHGIVITPVYLSNEIPGIIDYRHWQVQLSRRFRSLKLYFLFRVIGVKMIQEYVRNHVRLAKYFEDLILTDKRFTVTSEVHLGLVCTRLVGDDILTEHLVAFINALGKIHVTPTRDKGQYVMRLCITYEFATKEHFLDGNTFKNVLPRL
- the LOC111052314 gene encoding tyrosine decarboxylase isoform X2; the protein is MTIVSARQRALEFLKRKYPGKDEFDLVTKLVGYTSREAHSCMQKGANLASCRIRVLTPNKMNKMTGEILERAIKEDLHNGLVPFFVGATVGTTGTTAYDNIWEIGAVCKRNPLIWFHVDAAYAGAAFVCEEFQHLCGGLDYADSVNVNANKWMLVCYDCSGHWVRDRYMYTHGIVITPVYLSNEIPGIIDYRHWQVQLSRRFRSLKLYFLFRVIGVKMIQEYVRNHVRLAKYFEDLILTDKRFTVTSEVHLGLVCTRLVGDDILTEHLVAFINALGKIHVTPTRDKGQYVMRLCITYEFATKEHVLWRWTHIQECANEVINMQKQFPNLLPSRRLSYKRKSSVSYSKSSVSSKLSNSKTSIKIN
- the LOC111052314 gene encoding tyrosine decarboxylase isoform X4 — translated: MTIVSARQRALEFLKRKYPGKDEFDLVTKLVGYTSREAHSCMQKGANLASCRIRVLTPNKMNKMTGEILERAIKEDLHNGLVPFFVGATVGTTGTTAYDNIWEIGAVCKRNPLIWFHVDAAYAGAAFVCEEFQHLCGGLDYADSVNVNANKWMLVCYDCSGHWVRDRYMYTHGIVITPVYLSNEIPGIIDYRHWQVQLSRRFRSLKLYFLFRVIGVKMIQEYVRNHVRLAKYFEDLILTDKRFTVTSEVHLGLVCTRLVGDDILTEHLVAFINALGKIHVTPTRDKGQYVMRLCITYEFATKEHCGDGHTFKNVLTRL